Proteins encoded together in one Cicer arietinum cultivar CDC Frontier isolate Library 1 chromosome 4, Cicar.CDCFrontier_v2.0, whole genome shotgun sequence window:
- the LOC101508350 gene encoding protein SMAX1-LIKE 3 has product MRTGNCSLQQGLTVEAANIVKQAITLAKRRGHAQVTPLHVANTMLSVTNGLFRTACLQSHSHPLQCKALELCFNVALNRLPATTSSPMLSSHHSQQSQSQYPSISNALVAAFKRAQAHQRRGSIENQQQPLLTVKIELEQLIISILDDPSVSRVMREARFNSTQVKSNVEQAISLEICSNNNNPSSLSGNSNENNNLTPSPSQGGEKVSNKSLVVLDPIRVEDINSVVDNLKMNQRKSIVVVGECVSNLEGVVKGVMDKFDKGDIVDESLKGVKFISLSLSNFINVSRVEVEQKVEELKGHAKKSYHGKGYVLYLGDLKWLFDYRKQQGIRGYYCPIEHMVIEIGKIVNGFGQSSGRFWLMCIATFQGYMRCKNGQPSLETIWNLHPITIPAGSLRLSLIIHSGADKNVCRKEKADNRTSWLLHEGVGDDEIEKEESGCFMEPSTKIENEVRSLQSSGCNSDSSTSCLPAWLQQYKNENKGINNHQKCVQVGEVCKKWNSMYGSIQNQPYQYCDKTLTLSSLSPSSSNSGFSYEQQQHSQSDHYFWISKSGSKSNEPSLQTYIPESNNTNPNSTSSSDLMEMEHISMFKELNLENMKTLTNALEKKVPWQKDIIPEIASMVLQCRSGLVKRKGKVRNIDDVKEETWLFFQGVDIEGKEKIAKELARVIFGSYNNFISISLSSFSSTRADSSEESRNKRSRDETSCSYIERFGDAISSNPHRVFLIEDIEQVDYFSQLGFKRAIEKGSVVNSNGEEVGFFDAIIILSCESFSSRSRACSPKQRSSHEENDDDFNVATLEETSSYVSLDLNISIDDDYSEDDDRSVDEIGLLESVDRKILFKIQEL; this is encoded by the exons ATGAGAACAGGAAACTGTTCTTTGCAACAAGGCCTAACTGTAGAGGCTGCAAACATAGTAAAGCAAGCAATAACCCTCGCGAAGCGTCGCGGCCATGCTCAAGTAACACCCCTCCATGTAGCAAACACTATGCTTAGTGTTACTAATGGTTTATTCAGAACAGCTTGTCTTCAATCTCATTCTCACCCTCTTCAATGTAAGGCTTTAGAGCTTTGTTTCAACGTTGCATTGAATCGCTTGCCCGCGACAACTTCTAGCCCTATGTTGAGTTCTCATCATTCTCAGCAGTCTCAGTCTCAGTATCCTTCTATCTCAAATGCTTTAGTTGCCGCTTTTAAGCGCGCTCAAGCTCATCAACGCCGTGGATCGATCGAGAATCAACAACAACCACTTTTGACGGTGAAGATCGAGCTTGAACAactaattatttcaattttggaTGATCCTAGTGTTAGTAGGGTTATGAGAGAAGCAAGATTTAATAGTACTCAAGTCAAAAGCAATGTTGAACAAGCTATTTCTTTGGAAATATGCTCAAACAATAACAATCCTTCTTCATTGAGTGGAAATTCAAATGAAAACAATAATCTAACTCCTTCTCCTTCTCAAGGTGGAGAGAAAGTTTCAAACAAATCATTGGTAGTATTGGATCCAATTAGGGTTGAGGATATCAATAGTGTTGTGGATAACTTGAAAATGAATCAAAGAAAAAGTATTGTGGTTGTTGGAGAGTGTGTGTCTAATCTTGAAGGTGTAGTAAAAGGAGTGATGGATAAATTTGATAAAGGGGATATTGTTGACGAGTCTCTTAAAGGTGTCAAGTttatttctctttctctttctaaTTTTATCAATGTTTCAAGGGTAGAAGTTGAGCAAAAAGTTGAAGAACTTAAGGGACATGCAAAAAAGAGTTATCATGGAAAAGGGTATGTTTTGTATCTTGGAGATCTTAAATGGTTGTTTGATTATAGAAAGCAACAAGGGATTAGAGGTTATTATTGTCCAATAGAACACATGGTAATTGAGATTGGAAAAATTGTTAATGGTTTTGGACAAAGTAGTGGAAGGTTTTGGTTGATGTGTATTGCTACTTTTCAAGGTTACATGAGATGTAAAAATGGACAACCATCACTTGAAACTATTTGGAATCTTCATCCTATCACTATCCCCGCTGGAAGTTTGCGTCTCAGTCTCATCATTCACAG TGGAGCAGATAAAAATGTGTGCAGAAAAGAGAAAGCTGACAATAGAACTAGTTGGCTATTACATGAAGGAGTTGGAGATGATGAGATTGAAAAGGAAGAATCAGGTTGTTTTATGGAACCTTCAACAAAAATTGAGAACGAAGTTAGAAGTTTGCAAAGCAGTGGTTGTAATAGTGATTCATCAACTTCATGTCTTCCTGCATGGCTACAAcaatacaaaaatgaaaataaaggaATCAACAATCATCAG AAGTGTGTCCAAGTGGGAGAGGTTTGCAAAAAGTGGAACTCAATGTATGGTTCAATCCAAAATCAACCCTATCAATATTGTGACAAAACCCTCACATTATCTTCACTATCACCTTCTTCATCCAATTCAGGTTTCTCATATGAGCAACAACAACACTCACAAAGTGATCACTATTTTTGGATCTCCAAAAGTGGAAGCAAATCCAATGAACCTTCTTTGCAAACCTACATTCCAGAGAGTAATAACACTAACCCTAATTCAACATCTTCTAGTGACCTTATGGAAATGGAGCACATAAGCATGTTCAAAGAACTCAACTTAGAGAACATGAAAACCCTAACCAATGCTTTGGAGAAAAAGGTTCCATGGCAAAAAGATATCATACCGGAAATCGCGAGCATGGTCTTGCAATGTAGGTCAGGTTTGGTAAAAAGAAAAGGGAAAGTGAGAAACATTGATGATGTTAAAGAAGAAACATGGTTGTTTTTTCAAGGTGTTGATATAGAAGGTAAAGAGAAAATAGCTAAAGAATTGGCTAGGGTTATTTTTGGATCCTAcaataatttcatttcaatATCATTGAGTAGTTTTTCTTCAACAAGAGCTGATTCAAGTGAGGAAAGTAGAAACAAAAGATCAAGAGATGAAACAAGTTGTAGTTACATTGAAAGATTTGGTGATGCAATCTCAAGCAACCCTCATAGGGTTTTTCTAATTGAAGATATTGAACAAGTTGATTATTTTTCACAACTTGGTTTCAAAAGGGCTATTGAGAAAGGAAGTGTTGTTAATTCAAATGGTGAAGAAGTTGGTTTTTTTGATGCTATTATTATTCTAAGTTGTGAAAGTTTTAGTTCAAGATCAAGAGCTTGTTCTCCTAAACAAAGATCCTCTCATGAAgaaaatgatgatgattttaatgTTGCTACTTTGGAAGAGACAAGTTCTTATGTTTCTTTGGATTTGAATATTTCTATTGATGATGATTACAGTGAGGATGATGATAGGTCGGTTGATGAGATTGGTCTACTAGAATCCGTAGACAGAAAGATTCTCTTCAAAATTCAGGAATTGTGA